A window of Rhododendron vialii isolate Sample 1 chromosome 11a, ASM3025357v1 genomic DNA:
TATGTTCGTTCAATTGCAAAAGTTGTTTGAAGATCCGTATTCTCCGATGTGCACTTTCTGGTATGGCAATCTCTCTTTTCTTGGGTTATAAATGACTGAATTAGAACTGTTTTGTGTATCCCAGCACTTGTACATGACTGCAGACATAATCATTCCTTTGTACCTAATACTAGTTTTAGTATTAGGTGGTAGCCCAAATGATGACAATGTCATCTTCATGCATAGCTCATTACCAAGTTCAAGACTTCTGTAGGAGTTTCCAAACTTTATTTGTCATTCTGTTCTTCAATCTCTCAAACTTATAGGCAAGGACTTGAATTCACAAGATTGTTGTACTTTTTAATTTACAAGATTGTTGTAGTGTTGTAGTGATATCTCATAAGCGTAATGTAATCGTATAGGAGCAATGTATCGGTTACTTAAAGTGATTTGTGGCGTCAATTGCTGGTGGAACTGGTTTCGGGTCTCATGTTCTTCAGCCTGCATATGATATGTTGGAGAATTGTTAACAAGTGTACGTCGTTTAATTAGATTTGGTTGATTCTGAAACCTGTATTCATCTATGCTTTTTTGCCTTCATCTGAGGAGCTCAACATGGCCTGCTTTTTGGTTACTAAACTGTTGTTTGAATCTAAAAAGAGGatgctgtttttttctttctgagaTGGAGGCTTCAGCTATATGCTAGTTTATGGAATGGTAACGTGATTAGGCTGTTGATAGTTACTTCTAGGCACATGGTGGGGTTTTGAACCTTGGGGGCCTGCTATGCACTAGGTGCCATGCTGTGCACAATCCGGGCCGTCCGTTCAGCCATCCAACGGCCCACatctcatctcagcaatgaACACAACAGGGTCCCCCATATGGTTTTTAAGGGTTTTAAGGGGTTATCTTTTTGCAGTTTTCTATTGAGTGGTTGATCTAGAACCACCGATACTAGTATTTTAACAGACCATGGGGTTTCCTGTTGTGTATGTTTCTTGATTTTTAGAAATGGATTCCTGTATTACTCTATCACCCCACCATGTGCACTTCTCATAATTTGTTTGCTATAGGTGGGGCTGTTTTGAGTACTCAGCTGTGGTCCCGTGGAGGTATGtgattataaatatatatgtcaTAGGTAACGTTAGTGAGTTTAATGTGTTGGATTACTGCAAAGGTGTCGACGATCCTCCATCATCTCGAACACATAACCTATAAGCTTGTAGTAGTAATAGATTTTGTCAAACCAGTCGCTTTTGCAATTGGTATGAGTTTCGGTGTCCCTTTGGATCTATCTTTGTTGCTTTCAAAATGATGCTTTGATTCACGGAATTCTGATAAACCTGACAGGGATGTGTAGCTTGTTAATCTAGCAGTATTTATCATTTCCATTCAGCTAGTTCATCCTCAGCTATTTTCACGAAATTCTGTCTTGTACTTCAAATGCCTTGTTATCGTGTAATTTGGGTTGTCTTGTTAAAATCTCACCAATGCACGGATACGTTCCAAGAAAACTCTTCCTGCAATAATATCGAAGCTTTACTTGATTCAAAACAACTCTGAAATAACTTCCCAAATTTCGAAAATAAGATTGTCTATTTACtgtgaaattcaaaatttatgagTTCTAGAAGGATATCAAAACAAACACTGGTCAGCAAACACTTGTGTTAAGTATGAACTCAAAACCTGTTAACCCTATCATATCATGAATGATCCATtgtgaaaatgtgaaaattttcttttactgATGATATTGTCATAGCAACTTTGCTGAgcaattttgttatttttcctcttttgcagTCAGTTTCGCTAGAGTATCCGCCActctatttaattgtccacccTTTTCATGTGTGATTTCTATGGTATGTGTGGATTGTTGACGTGCCTAAGGGCATATTGGTTCGATTAGATCTTTCTTTCTGATCAATCAAATCGCTTTGATGTGATCAATTTTCATATAGGCATTGAATGTTTGTTGGAAAATAATCGACATGAGATGAAGTAATCATGAAACTTTGATCAATGTACGTTGACAGTAATTCATGATCCAGTTACCGAAGAAACATTATCCTTTTTCCACCAAGTCAATTGATTTGGGACACATAGATTCACTCTATTTCCTATACACTGGATTTTCACGAGACTGCTTTGAAGTTGAAGAGATGGCAGAGAGGATTGTTCCTGGAGTTTACTGTTGTACTATTATAAAAAGTATTAATAGGTGTGATGTGTACCGTAGTAAATGTAATGGTCTTTTCAGAAGGGGTGAAAGTCTTGTGAATAGTAAAAACCAATAATATGTGTGTAGCATAGTAAAAACCAATGATATGGTTTTTCTGTTTAGACTTTTAGTAAGTACGTAGGTGACCTTTGTACTTGATGTATTAATTACCTGATAGAAGTTAGAACGTAAGCAATGATGTAAGTATCAGTGTCTGTATTctcctccttacgcctataaaaggagggttctGCCTATTGTAAAAACCAAGTGAATGCAAGTCAGTGTTTACTAGTAATATATCATGtgtctctctttgatcctaacctactttgtgtacCGAAATCAAAAAAAGATTTTCCTAAATCTAATAGCTAACAGCTTGTTTTTTTTAGTACGCAAGAGAAGTACTTCGACTGGTTGATTAAACACCACGGATGGAATAGACCCAACAATTCATCATCTCATTAATCTTTTTTGTTCTTAGGGTTTGTTCTActaacgaaaaataagtacttgctttttgaattaaaggtgatgtattatgagagaataatttatctcataaagcaaaaaatgagtacttaaaaaataagaatattaatGGAGCGGGACCAGTATTTACCAAATGCTGCAGtaatatattttgataattaatacccaccaatgacgtgttttgataattaatacccgtcaaggaatttttcagcattaacaaatattcttaacttgttcttaacgggtattaattatcaaaacacgtcatgggccgtcattttccccgtAGAAAATTACTTGTGAGTGTTGAGCCCAAGCTTGACGTGACCCAATTAAGCCCAACTTCACAAGACccaaaaggcccaaaaaaaaaaaccactcttGAGTCTTGACCAAAGTAATTATAGACTGACCCAAACCAAAAACAGCCGTGCTCCGAATACATACATGGGGTACATATCCCTTGTACAAATGTCTTTGGGACCTGTTCTAGATCAAgaaaatgatccgagccgctcattttgttcaaattatGTTGCTTGGAGTCTCTTTAAAATATCAGCTCATTTAGATATCAGTAAGGGCATTTACGAAATATCCAACTTTGCATTTGAATTTTGGCCTCggtacatgaaaaaaaatatatattaagaCCTCAACCATAACTAGGAAGTaccaaaaataagaaagttaaGCACTAGGAAGCTGTATCAACTGATTGTTGACTGTTAGCCATTATAATTCAACTTATTTAGCttatttggttaaaaaaaagttattgtaATAAAGAGCGTTTGTAACCAATTATGAGTAATTACTTGTTTAGCTTTTCTAGCTTATTTGACTTGGAAAAGTTAGATTATTTTAAGCTCTAATTTGAAGccttttttgcttattttaagTTGTTAGAACATGAATGAAcaaaagaatcctaaaatgaATATGTTATTCTTACACTTGAGCCACGCAAGTTTTATCTTGCCGTTTACATCATCTGTAATCTCTCTATCCCTACTAATAATTAAAGTCTAAATACCTAAATTGCTCACTTTTTGGTATTTTCTAATCTTGAATTCTCACTTCTTCTGTTTAGGCACTACTATTGTCACTAATTACAGtgcatatactcagttttacttcTACTTCTCCTAAATCCTTTGGAATCTAGTGTTTCTTTCCAAATTTCTAATTAATTTTGAATTAACCCCGTTGCATTCTCAACCGCTAAGATAATAGTATCGTCTGCGAACAACATAAACCATGGTATTAGTAagggcctgtttgataaaactgaaaactgaaactgaatgctgaaaaattaagtactgaaagctgaatgctgaatttttttaagttgaaaagctgcttggtaaacatattaagtactgaattaaaaaatgataaattaattttagtttcgattctctcttaattttactaatggtcacaatgtacttataataatggtggaatgatgattgtggtggtggggcggtggtggtggtggagtggtggcggtggtggtggtggagtgcaGGCATAGTGGTGTAATGggggtggtggagtgatggtgataTAACAGTGGcagtgagtggtggtggtgtaatggtggtggtggcgatggcgtgatggtgtaatggtgacagTGAGTGGTATCGATGGAGTGATAGTTAtgcaatggtggcattgtggtggtggcgacaGCAGCAACggtgtggtagtggtagtggtagtggtggtggtggagatggaGTGAtagaggagtggtggtggtggtggtggtggtgggggcgtgGTGAggcgaagtggtggtggtggtggtggagtggttgtaagaatggtggtggtgttgggagtggttgtggtggtggtatggtgattaaatgtaaatacacaagaattcagccagaattaagtagctcaaagctatttaatttttttaaactttttagcTTACATTTTAAGtaacacttaatttgttaagtataATGTATAATGttgttatcaaacctactgaatcacttattacttaattgatttagtttttaagtgctgaatttagtaacataaaaatttgactttgACGAGCCCTTTTAAGTTATTGTGTATTGAAATGATTGGAGACCAAATTAATATAGGTAAACGAAACCCcttttatttacattttttgagtttaaggacaaatattttttgcaatcaaacataaggataAATACCATTTGCATTCAAACATAAAGACAAGTGTGTTGCATGATTACTAAAATACACTTTCTGTAAAATTAGTGAAAGTTCAATAACAACTGAAAGTTAgagaaagtgcctaaaaccttaaGATACCTTATGAAAATGTCTAAAATCCTAAttcctatgaaagtgcttaaatcACTAAAATCTTATAATACGAAAGTGCAATAaaaaatcctataaaagtgcctaaactctaGGGTAGCCTACCCTAGGTCAGTTTTTCCGTAAAAATATGTTTTGTCCTTATGGATCAacaactcaaaaagttgaaggacctctactgaaaattattttgatggCATCATTCTCCtgaatgaaaactattttatcgTATTTATAGCtaattttttcatatatatatatataagcaatGCCAATAAACACATGCATTTGATGGCCTTGTTTTAAATACCATGTGGATGTCGTTGAAGCATAAATGAATTATACTATACATTAAGTCAAAGAGACATCGCCCAGATTAACTTAATTGTTTGCAGAACACTCGCGCCATAATAATTAATGCGCCGCAATTACAAATCAGTAAATCACCTAATGTTTTAATCATATTAATTAGGGCTGAAAATGAAACAAGCTATTAATAAGCAGTTCGAGGCTTTAGACTgagttcttgtaaacttttttatttgtctaaaaaaatttcagtatttttttttcttttcacaattATTTGCTgagcttttcgtcgtaattttttgaatttatcatttttcttgacaagaggaatcgtaaaaatataaaaatgtagaccggtattgaaaaaagttttatATAAGATtacactttagacaaaaaaaaaaaaaaaacagttgtttggtcattttttaatctggtcatttttttatctctagggaacttttttgcttttggtaaaAAACtattactttttagactcttttcatcgaaatgaacaattaatccaaaaaatatgacataaatctaacaaaaattcaaaaaagacaaacaaaacacaataaataataataataataataataataataataataatttaaaagaaCTCAGCCTCACATAGTTAAGGGCTACGCTAAGTTCTTAGAGCTTAAACAGAACTTTCCAATCATTTTGTAAACAAGAAGAGCTTGAGTATCCATGACTCGGCTTGTGTAGATAAACTCGGCCCATTTATAGAGGTTTGTTTACTACTTGAACTGAACTCGAGGTTTCAAATACTaatcgagcttgagctcgaatAATTCAGCTCAATCTAAGTTCAAATGCACTGAATTTTAAACGGGAAATGCTAGGGATACGTCAATGTGTCACATCTCAACCACacctctctcacatacatgtgtgAGAATTTCACAATATATATTAGGGACCCACATGTATATGAGAGGAGTGTGATTGAGATGACAAATTAATGTACCCCTAACATCTTCCTAACTTATTTGCTAgtattgggatttttttttctttaattaaaaCATGGTATTGATCTTTTGCAAAGGGAAAAATATAAATTCCGTCCATTGGGCTTGGATGTGATGTGGTGTTCGTACACCTTATCATGGTTGTAGACCTTACAAGTTAGTACAACATAGGAGTACTACACTTTTTGTTTTGCCAAAAATTTAGAAGTTTCATTTTGATAACAAAAAGATTAAAATAAAAGGCGCGCACATTCTTTTTTTGGACAAAGAGAGAATAGTCAAATAGGCGAATAAACTCCAGGATAAAAAGATCTACACGTCAAACCTCATACAGAGACCCAAGATGCAGTACTCCACACACCAACTCACTCACACCAAACACATCAAACAACTAAACCAGACGCACATCCGAGGGTTGAGGAAGATCCCAAAGGAGAGAAAGCACACAACTAcgtaaagaaaacaaacaagaaagcaagaaaaggaaaaccatCAGAACCTAACCAACTCGCCGGAATCAAAACGTGGTTGTCCCAAGCAGATCTGCAACAACTACACATATTTTGATTGGTGATAAAAGTTTCATTTGCAAGCAAAGTCTTGGTATGTATAAAGTACGATTATATAGTTATTGtgaaataaaaaaacttaaactctctttttctctctttttttgtgctttgagtGCTTATAATTAAGACATGGAGTATCAATCAAGCACATTGTTGTTGAGTGGATTCTAATCATCAGTGTTAAAAGGGTGTCTCATCTCATGTGtcctaaagaaaagaaaatagatgaTTCCCAAGGGGTTAGCTGGAACGGATGGTAAGGGCTCGTAAATAAGAATTTACTTTACCCTAAAGTCTCAAAAAGTTGTTGTTAACTCTGATGAAAGTCAGTTCATTCAagctttgttttgattttaaatGAGGTCTGTGCCATTGAACGTAGTGATCTTTCAGGACTATTTAAAGTGTGCATAAATTAGACCgaaaatatatatagttatgAAAAATCAAAAGGAAAGAGGTAGGGGCCGAGGGACTTGGCACAAAAACTGAGATATTCCCAACTGCCCTTTTCCTCCGGTACCAGACCATGAAAACAGAGACACCACGTGCACCCATATTAAACCAATCGTCCTATGATATTAATTCGAGTCATgtgtgaagagagagagagagagaagtgtgtGTTGGTGTGGGGGCGGCGATGATCAGATAGTTTTCCTTGATCCATTTTTACTTTCGGTGGTTTTTTATTAAATGCTTCTCTTCTCTGGTTCATCTGGGTCTTCCAGTTCGCTCTATTTGGATTTATCGTTCTCTTCACAAATCAATTGTAATTAGTATAATGAATAATAGGTTAATATGGGTCTGATGAAagatgaataaagaaaaaaaaaactaaaatggtACTTAATCGGGTAGGACCCCCTAAGATCACTGAAATCAAGGGAAAACTGAGGAGCATTACTGTTCTGGTTTTTGGGAAGTTTGATTGAGACTAAAAGTCAAAACCTCATTACATATCTTACACTGTCTCTATCTCGCTAGGAAAATCACGAATCGGAAATGATGCTATGCAGTGGTATGCGCAATAttgtgctgcgcacctccgaaAGTTTGGTGGATCTTATCTTggtaatgaacggctctcgatcgttggatGCATGATCTGACGGCtcagaggtgcgcagcacggtgctgtgcacctcactgcacaacaccaaccccgAAGTCCAAAAATCAtgtggccttgttcgttttaggattcaggattttaaaatttttttttctcaattattactctcatttatcTCTCTCAATTCATTacctaaaatcccaaaacgaacaagcccggGTGATCTCTGTATGTATTTTTGTGGTAAACCATAAGGTTGGAGAATGGAGATCAATTGATAATTCACGTGAAAAGGGACCgaagatgctgccaagcagctCTTTACTATCTATTATTCGGTTAAAATCTTTACTATCTATTATTCGGTTAAGATCCGACCGAATCGGCCGCTCTGCGACATTCCATAAGCAAACAATAGCTTCCCCTTTATCATGATGGGCTCACATCACTTTCCATGCATCCAATTATATACTATTATGTAGTGGTTGTTGAACCTACAATATTATatctaaaaaatattatagacgACACCAGACATTTGGGAAACCATTCGCATATAAGTTGCCAATAATTATTAACACTTGCATCAGAAGATAAGAGTGATGACTAAGCTTATTAACAAGCCAAGTTATTCGAGTTGGAACTAGTGTTCGCTCGTTCAAAATCAGTTTGTCAAATGCACAACTCAAGTTTTAGTATGATTTAAAACTCGTTAGTAtctcaaattaaaatttaaaattgaacATTGTACTACTCAACTTGTTCAACTTTGATATcagcaaaaaatcaagttagtCGAGAGAGAAATGTGATCGGACTCCGTCTTGGTAAATGACCCAAGTTTGAACATGATTTTactcgttaaattttcaaattaaccaAGCACAAAAAATCTTGTATTTGGCTCATTCAACTCGTTTAAGCAGCACTAGAGATGACAAAACATTACCCCCGGAATCCTAATTCATCAACCTATATAGCTTGTTGTAATGTAAATGAAACATCATGCTAACTTTAGAAAGGATCAATCAAGGGCAACTGCTTGTGCACAATACAACTTGTTTGATCATCATATAGCATTGAAACATCAAATTGTGAAGGTTTCAAAAGAAACTCAAACTctagaatttaaaaataaataaataaatcggAATGCAACAGAAGAAAAGAAGTGGAACAAGTGCACATGAACCTGAAATATAAATCCTTCCATGGTAATTATCACACTTCAGTACCAAATGATCCAAATACACTTCACCACTAAACTTTATGTAATAGTACCTAACATGACCGACAAATAAAAACTTATAAATCCCACCCTCCTTTTCCTCTTAATTCTCctaaaatccaaaataaaaagttcacaaatcccagaaaaaaaataaagaaaaaaaagaaaaagatgcagTAAAACCAACTGAATTGAGAGAATGCTCTGAAATCAGAAGGTCCATTTCCAGATCTTGATCCGGAGATCAACCTTACATTTAGCATCAGAAGTAGAATCAGGCGATGAAGCCTTACCCTTCGGAGGAACAAACCCACGAATGCCATCGCAAGTCACCCTGATCCCCAGCTTCTTACTCTTCACTTTCTCTAATTTCACCACCACTTTCGTGTCCATCACTATCTCCAACGGAAACCCATTTTTCCTCTTCAGATCCGACCTGAGCGAACTCACCGACTCGGCGTCGACCAGTTCGCCGACGGTGGATAAGGTAGATCGGAGAGCCGTCGTGTTTTTCGGGTCACTTGCGAAAGACGGGAAGGACCCAGTTGCGATTATGACGCCGTTCGATAGAGCAGTGATGGAGATTTGGTCGTAGGTGTAGGTGAGTTTCTTCTTGTTGGGGTTTTTGGAGGTGATGGTGAGGTTGAGGGTGGAGGTGAGGTGGGTGGTGTCGTCGGCGGCGGAGGTGGAGAGGTTGAGTTGGGACACTCTGATGGCAGCGACGGAGAAAGAGGGGCGGCGGGGGTTGTAGAGGACGTAGAGGAGGCAGGCGGCGATGGCGgcgacgaggaggaggaggatgaggaggaggacGGACCAGAAGCAGCAGAGGCAGAGGCAGCTTCGGCGGCTGCGGCGGCGGTGGGGACGGGGTTGGGGGCGGTAGGGGTGGCGGGTGGGATTGTAGAGGTGGGATTTGGGAGGTGGTGGggttgtagtggtggtggcagttCCGTTGGTGGTTGTGGAGGTGGGCTTGGCTGAGGGGTAGACTCTGTCTGTCATGTTTTGGAAGGTTTGGGGGTAGAGTTGGAAGAGGAAATGACAAAGAACATCAAGCGGAAGGAGAGGAATTGGGAAAGGTTAAGTGCGTCGGTGTGTCAGTATGGAGAGTAATAGAGATATTTGTGGGTGGGAGAGGAATAGAAAGCAAAGCAagtgagacagagagagaaagaaactcCCTACCTACAAGGGATGCCTCCACCTCACCAAAAGTGGATgaggctcctctctctctctctctctctctctctctctccactctccaCCCGTGGACTAATCAGGTTGATtatttttagagtttttttttttcttatctctTAAATTATGCAAGTTTTCCTACTTCGTctttaaattattaatttgacGATTTCATTCTCTCAACTATCTCACCCACGTTGATTATTTTTAGATAATTTCAATGACAATATTTGTATATAGGCtgataaaaaaattgtatttaggTCTTAAGAGAAATTAATTGATGAATCTTCTCTTCCATGGGTATGAAATATGTGAACCATGGCGGAACCAGAAAGAGAGATATCTgagtgttgagagagagatctgGGTTGCCAATAGGTCTCACAATCATGGATTGTCTATTTTGCCCCTGTCTTATGGGTTGGGATCGCACGTGACTATCACAGGAGGGAGTTTTTGTCCAAAAATGTGATGGGTGTTATCGATTGGATTGGATGGGTAACAGAGagatagttgaggggatgagATCGCCAAATTGATAATTTATGGACGAAGTAGAAAAAACTTGCATAATTTAggggataaaagaaaaaaaaactcttatttttATATCCTCTCATGCTAGATGGAACTTATATTCAGGGAGAAATTTTGAGGTGCTGAGCGGGCACTACGTGATGTCCGAGCAGCGCATCCGAACCATCCATTttaattttggacggctcgaatttggagagatAAAAAGGAGAGAAGATTAGATGATTTCAATTtgggccgtccaatacacttttgaaacCCGAATGGACTTctcgggcaccacgtgggcATGGCCACGTAGTATCCACCCGACACCCGAAAATTTATCTTATTTAGGACTTGAATGATGTAGCTAGGTCAAGCAGTTGTGAGTAGGACAGTAAATGAGAGCCGTTTATGAACTATTCAAAGGCTCGATTTGGTAAAGACTCGTTTGAATTCAATTCTTCTACTAAATTAAATGAACCAAACCtgagcctcaattttaggcttGTTTCATAAATGAGATGAACAAGAATCTACtagtattcggctcgattagaCTTGTGAATTAACCTGGAATATATCACGGGATTTTTATGACAATTTTGTATGTGcatagtaaaatttttaaaacttgtacaagtataaccgtttacaattactaaaacCTTTTGTATGcatatgtttttatcattttatatatgtatgaatgtatttatttatgtacatagtaatattttattagcATTTGTAGACCTATATAAGAGCATAAATATATGATATTATTAGCTCGTTAAGAGTACTTGTGAACAAGCTCAAATTCGACTCAAACCTAGACAAGCttagcttgagctcggctcgttaaatTTTTATTATGTTCGGCTTGAGTTCGAgttcacttaaaaacttaaTGAACAAATCTGAACATTCTAATATTCGACTCGTTTACCGCCCTACTTGTGAGTGGGCATTATGTGGTTTCATGTCCGAGTGGATTGAAAGACGTTGGCCAGCTTTAGTAATTACTATTAACATCTTAATAATGGTCGGGGGggaaacttttatttaaatttcagtCAAATTGTTTAAAATCAAACATCCACAAATTACAATTTATGTAGATCCaaattaaaaagtcaaaaaaaattgaagaaaagttTGTCTGTTAAAATATTTATGTCGTAGCGATGGTCTTCCAATAAATTTtatcatactttttttttaaaaattgctcTTGTGAAGACGTATgcttaaaagaaaatttaatacAAATGTTCatacagaataaaaaaataagaagctgataaaaaatgaataaaaaataagagtacTCTTGACTTAGGTCAAATGATCGACCTAGTCATCAGTGAACATTTGtattaaaattttgtttgatataaATAAGACTACTCTTGTCTGTCTTTTACTAAATTAGTTTAGGACAAATGACCTAGTTATCAGTGAAAATTAAGACACGTTTGGTGTTTGGTGTTTGTtaatagtttattttattttagtgcGTGTAGAGCAATGAGAATACCAGCTATACTTCGTAACGGTTGGATTCGCTGTCAGTTTTTCAATTGAGAGAATATTCACGGCTCAACCGTGAATAAGTTCTTTACAGCAGCTACCAATCGCGACCGTTTAAAAGTGCTCCAAAAAAACTCagtctttttaaaaatatagtatatatgtatgtgttagTCTCTATAAAATGTCACGTAAGATTATAATATATGAAccttttaaataaattaagtactcaaatttttaatctgtttgaatcaATGCGAAAGTCTTATTTTTCTggtcattttatcctaaagggttttaattaatttttatgtcTAAGGCtattataatcaagtatctgctttaCAGGGTCACAAATAGGGTCTTACGTGACATATTTtatccaaatttctaat
This region includes:
- the LOC131306708 gene encoding NDR1/HIN1-like protein 13, whose amino-acid sequence is MTDRVYPSAKPTSTTTNGTATTTTTPPPPKSHLYNPTRHPYRPQPRPHRRRSRRSCLCLCCFWSVLLLILLLLVAAIAACLLYVLYNPRRPSFSVAAIRVSQLNLSTSAADDTTHLTSTLNLTITSKNPNKKKLTYTYDQISITALSNGVIIATGSFPSFASDPKNTTALRSTLSTVGELVDAESVSSLRSDLKRKNGFPLEIVMDTKVVVKLEKVKSKKLGIRVTCDGIRGFVPPKGKASSPDSTSDAKCKVDLRIKIWKWTF